One candidate division WOR-3 bacterium DNA segment encodes these proteins:
- the tdh gene encoding L-threonine 3-dehydrogenase: protein MKAILKTKEGRGFEIKDVKEPVPGRDEVILKVKRCSICGTDLHIYRWDEWIRKKFEIPKIIGHEVAGEIVEIGKDVKNFKKGDIVSVESHIICHNCPACKKGNYRVCYNTKILGVDVDGAYAEYVKIPAFNLWKNEIHLPEEVLSLKEPFGNAVDTVLAEDVSGKSLLITGAGPLGMMAILVAKHSGAYPVFVTEVKEYRIKKAKELGADYVINPLKEEVYEIIMEKTKGEGVEVLIEMSGNQKALEDGLKCLSPHGRASFLGIFEGNVNIDLNNLVILKNIKIYGITGRDMFSTWYKIDKLLESGLDLRKVITHTLKMEEIDKAMKLMEEGECGKISLLPFS from the coding sequence ATGAAAGCCATTCTTAAAACTAAAGAAGGAAGAGGTTTTGAGATAAAAGATGTTAAAGAACCTGTTCCTGGAAGAGATGAGGTTATATTAAAAGTAAAAAGATGCTCCATATGTGGAACTGATTTACATATATACAGGTGGGATGAATGGATAAGAAAAAAATTTGAAATTCCAAAGATTATAGGGCATGAGGTAGCAGGTGAAATAGTTGAGATAGGAAAGGATGTTAAAAATTTTAAAAAAGGTGATATAGTTTCAGTTGAATCTCACATTATATGTCATAATTGTCCTGCCTGTAAAAAGGGAAATTACAGAGTTTGTTATAATACAAAAATTTTAGGAGTTGATGTAGATGGTGCTTATGCAGAATATGTTAAAATTCCTGCTTTTAATCTGTGGAAAAATGAAATCCATTTGCCCGAAGAAGTGCTTTCCTTAAAAGAACCCTTTGGTAATGCAGTGGATACAGTTTTGGCAGAGGATGTCTCAGGTAAAAGTCTTTTAATAACTGGTGCAGGACCTTTGGGGATGATGGCTATACTTGTTGCAAAGCATTCAGGTGCCTATCCTGTATTTGTTACAGAGGTGAAAGAGTATAGAATAAAAAAAGCAAAGGAACTCGGTGCCGATTATGTTATAAATCCCTTAAAGGAAGAAGTTTATGAAATTATTATGGAAAAAACTAAAGGTGAAGGTGTTGAAGTTCTAATAGAAATGTCAGGAAACCAAAAAGCTCTTGAAGATGGGTTAAAGTGTCTTTCACCACATGGAAGAGCTTCTTTTCTTGGAATTTTTGAAGGTAATGTAAATATAGATTTGAATAATTTAGTAATTCTAAAAAATATAAAAATTTACGGAATAACTGGGAGAGATATGTTTTCTACATGGTATAAAATTGATAAACTTCTTGAATCAGGTCTTGATCTTAGAAAGGTTATAACTCATACCTTAAAAATGGAAGAAATAGATAAAGCTATGAAATTGATGGAGGAAGGTGAATGTGGAAAAATCTCCCTTTTACCTTTCAGTTAA
- a CDS encoding carbon starvation protein A, with protein sequence MATLLLLTGGFIYLFFYFTYGKILEKKVVKADPERETPAIKLRDDVDYVPAPKLVLFGHHFASIAGVGPIVGPAIAMIWGYGLPLLWIWIGNIFIGKVHDYLSLMASVRYEGKSIQWIAGKLMGERTQVLFNFFVLFVLILVLAAFSSIISNLFTKQPEVATAFLLFTILAVFLGYLLRILRGNYVIVTIIGLVLMPFLFYISFLFPLILPYKMWLIFLSIYVIFASSLPVWVLLQPRDYINAWFLWIGLFIGMISVFLSLKSINFPFFTSFSPPAIEGRNSPFWPTIPLIIACGSLSGFHCLVCSGTSSKQLDKETSGLFVGAGSMFTEGMLATVVVLVIGLFGLNFLGEINVGKDYLSEIVKIGGPIGIFAKSYAKVVNSSFNFISEKIILIFASLWVSSFATTTLDTCGRIARYILKELMEPLTIKKNFWTKLQNKYLLSSIPVLLGFFLAIQGSWSLLWPSFGGANQLLASVALLTISLWVIKILKVKRIFKFLILVPSLFLWLTVTLAFLWYIFYVIPFVSSNVMNLFQKILISIMILVMLYLNSILFINFYKSLNEKFF encoded by the coding sequence ATGGCAACTTTACTTTTATTAACAGGTGGATTTATTTATCTATTTTTTTATTTTACCTATGGAAAAATACTTGAAAAGAAAGTGGTAAAAGCAGATCCAGAAAGAGAAACCCCTGCTATCAAACTGAGGGATGATGTTGATTATGTTCCTGCTCCTAAACTTGTTCTTTTTGGACATCACTTTGCTTCAATTGCTGGTGTTGGACCTATTGTAGGACCAGCAATTGCTATGATATGGGGGTATGGTCTTCCTCTTTTATGGATATGGATAGGGAATATTTTTATTGGTAAAGTTCATGATTATCTTTCCCTTATGGCAAGTGTGAGATATGAGGGTAAATCAATTCAATGGATAGCTGGAAAACTTATGGGTGAAAGGACTCAGGTCCTCTTTAACTTTTTTGTTCTTTTTGTCCTTATTTTAGTTCTTGCTGCTTTCTCTTCAATTATTTCAAATTTATTTACAAAACAACCTGAGGTTGCAACTGCTTTTCTTTTATTTACAATACTTGCAGTGTTTCTTGGTTATCTTTTGAGAATTTTAAGAGGTAATTATGTTATTGTTACTATAATAGGTCTTGTTTTAATGCCCTTTTTATTTTATATTTCCTTTCTTTTTCCTCTGATTTTACCTTATAAAATGTGGTTAATTTTTTTATCCATTTATGTTATTTTTGCTTCCTCCCTACCTGTATGGGTTTTGCTTCAACCAAGAGATTATATAAATGCCTGGTTTCTATGGATCGGTTTATTCATTGGTATGATTTCAGTTTTTTTGAGTTTAAAATCAATAAATTTTCCATTTTTTACAAGTTTTTCACCACCTGCTATAGAAGGAAGAAATTCTCCTTTCTGGCCCACAATTCCACTTATTATTGCCTGTGGTTCTTTATCAGGATTTCACTGTCTTGTTTGTTCAGGAACTTCAAGTAAACAGCTGGATAAAGAAACATCAGGTCTCTTTGTTGGTGCGGGTTCTATGTTTACAGAGGGAATGCTTGCAACTGTTGTTGTTCTTGTAATAGGTCTTTTTGGTTTAAATTTTCTCGGTGAAATAAATGTTGGTAAGGATTATCTTTCAGAAATTGTTAAAATTGGTGGTCCAATTGGAATTTTTGCAAAAAGTTATGCAAAAGTAGTTAATTCTTCCTTTAATTTTATATCTGAAAAAATTATACTTATTTTTGCATCTTTATGGGTATCTTCCTTTGCAACAACAACTCTTGATACCTGTGGTAGAATTGCAAGGTATATTTTAAAGGAGCTTATGGAGCCTTTAACAATTAAAAAAAATTTCTGGACTAAATTACAAAATAAATATCTCCTTTCCTCTATACCTGTTCTTTTAGGGTTTTTTCTTGCAATACAGGGTTCCTGGTCTCTATTATGGCCATCCTTTGGTGGAGCAAACCAGCTTTTAGCTTCTGTTGCTCTTTTGACTATTTCTCTCTGGGTTATAAAAATTTTAAAAGTGAAGAGAATTTTTAAATTCTTAATTCTTGTGCCCTCCCTTTTTCTCTGGTTAACTGTAACTCTTGCCTTTCTATGGTATATTTTTTATGTTATTCCTTTTGTTTCTTCAAATGTTATGAATTTATTTCAAAAAATTCTTATTTCTATTATGATCTTAGTGATGCTTTATTTAAATTCAATTTTATTTATTAATTTTTATAAGTCTTTAAATGAAAAATTTTTTTAA
- a CDS encoding ArsA-related P-loop ATPase, translating to MISHKFFFFLGKGGSGKTTLSILFSKFFGKNTLLFSLDPAHNISDYLGLKEKKEFKEFKNIFIYEPDIEKLIDKKAFEESRKIEKISPLFILFEDSLRENFRFLPGIEEDCMIDLIIKGFYDNYDRVIFDMPPTALSLRIVSLILMRKKLLSFLLNQRKKIIELRKILGEKIEKDPVYEKIKENLNIYEKFYPEFKKSIFFVVYNPFEASIKEGDRINDFLKKNGLIVKKIMNRVKEGSFKGFDIIIPEIENPLKLFE from the coding sequence TTGATATCTCATAAATTTTTTTTCTTTCTTGGAAAAGGTGGTTCAGGAAAAACAACTCTTTCAATACTTTTTTCAAAATTTTTTGGAAAGAATACTCTTCTTTTTTCTCTTGATCCTGCCCATAACATTTCAGATTATCTCGGTTTAAAAGAAAAAAAGGAATTTAAAGAGTTTAAAAATATTTTTATATATGAACCTGATATAGAAAAGCTAATAGATAAAAAAGCCTTTGAGGAATCAAGGAAAATTGAAAAAATTTCTCCTCTTTTTATTTTATTTGAAGATTCTTTAAGAGAAAATTTCAGATTTTTACCAGGTATAGAAGAAGATTGTATGATTGATCTTATTATTAAGGGATTCTATGATAATTACGATAGAGTAATTTTTGATATGCCCCCAACAGCTCTTTCCTTAAGAATAGTTTCTCTTATTCTTATGAGGAAAAAACTTCTAAGTTTTTTATTGAATCAGAGAAAAAAGATAATTGAATTGAGGAAAATTCTGGGTGAAAAAATTGAAAAGGACCCTGTTTATGAAAAGATTAAAGAAAATTTGAATATATATGAAAAATTTTATCCTGAATTTAAAAAGAGTATTTTTTTCGTAGTTTACAATCCCTTTGAGGCATCAATTAAAGAAGGTGATAGAATAAATGATTTTCTAAAAAAGAATGGTTTAATTGTTAAAAAAATTATGAACAGGGTAAAGGAAGGAAGTTTTAAAGGTTTTGATATAATTATTCCTGAAATTGAAAATCCATTAAAACTTTTTGAATAA